The genomic DNA TGGATCCGATCTCCGTCTTCTTCCGGACCTCAATTCGGGGAGTCGCAGCCGTGATCAGCAAACCAAGCAGGCACTGCACGGTAGAGCTCCAAGCCCTTCCGTCGCGGATCGGCCAGGTCCGCAGAATCGTCTCTGCGCAGTTGCGCTACTGGCATCTCGACCCCTTGATAGACCAGGCCGCACTCGGTGTGACCGAGCTGCTGTCCAACGTCCACCGCCATGCCCAGCCCGACAAGACGTGCATCGTGGAGATGGAGCTGCTGCTGGACCGGCTCACGGTCTCGGTGCACGATCACGACCCCCGGCTGCCCGTGGTGCGGGACGCGGAACCGTCGGCCACCTCCGGGCGCGGCCTCGCCATGGTCGCCGCGGTGAGCGAGAGCTGGGGGGTGCGGCCGGAAGGCGAGTCCGGGAAGGTCGTGTGGTTCACGCTCCCGGCCCCCTCCGCGACGGCGCTGCCCACACGTCCGCCGCGCGACATCGGCCGACCCGTGCCCGTTCTCAGGCGCGCGGTCGACGGGCGCAGGTCCGAACACGCTCCCGCCCGGTCCGCCGTTGCCGGCTGACCGGGCGGTGACCCGTCGCTCGTACCTCCGGTTGCCGTGCCTCGTACGTCCCTCATGTGGACGTCGGGGCCGGCCGCGCCCGTCGGATCATTCCGTGGCGCCGACGCGCGGCACGTGCAGGCGTGGCCGCCCGTCGGCAGTTCGGCCGATGAGCGGTTCGAGATAGCGGGCCACGTTGCCGCGGTTACGGCTGCCGCCGACGTCCCGGGGCTAGACGGATGCCGCGCCGCCCTTGCCCAGGCGGCCGAACTGCTCGTCCAGGACGGAGAGCCGACGCCAGTACTCGTCCTCGTCGATCTCACCGGAGGCGAAGCGCCGGCCGAGCACGGCGATCGGCGAGTCGCCCGTCGGGCGGCCGTCGCCCATGGCGCCCCACGCTCCGCCACCCCACGGTCCGCCGCGTCCGCGCCTCACGGTGCGGCGCAGGACGGTCACGACGCCGATCACGACGGCCGCCCAGATCAGCGGGAAGAACGGAATCCACGGGCCGGGCCCGCCGTCCCAGTTCGCCAGGGTCTGCATCTCGGGTCATCTCCTCGGTGGGGTTCTCCTGTGATGTCTCGAGAATGGCTCCGGGAGGGGGCCCGGGTCGTCGTACGGCCGACGGCGGTGCGCGTACCTCCCGGGGAGTACGGGCGCTATTAAGGCCTCGACGTCTGTACCTACTAGTATGTACAGTCACGGTATGAGCACCCAGGAGCGACTGATCGAGTCCACCCGCGAGCTGCTGTGGGAACGCGGTTACGTGGGCACCAGCCCCAAGGCGATCCTGGAGCGCGCGGGCGCCGGCCAGGGCAGCATGTACCACCACTTCAAGGGCAAGCCCGATCTGGCGCTGACCGCGATCCGCCGCACCGCCGAGGAACTGCGGGCTGCCGCGGAGGGCGCGCTGAGCGGTCCGGGCACGCCGTACGAGCGCATCGAGGCGTATCTGCGCCGCGAGCGCGACGCCCTGCGCGGCTGTCCGATCGGGCGGCTGACGATGGACCCGGACGTGGTGGCGAGCGAGGAACTGCGCGCCCCCGTCGACGAGACGATCGACTGGCTGCGCGAGCAGCTGGCCGGGATCGTCGAAGAGGGAAAGGAACAAGGGCAGTTCGCGCAGTCGCTGGACGCCGAGGAGATCGCCGCGACCATCCTCGCGACCGTCCAGGGCGGCTATGTCCTGGCACGCGCCGCCGGCTCACCGGCAGCCTTCGACACGGGCGTGCGCGGCCTGCTCTCCCTGCTGCGCCCCCCGCCATGAGGAGTTGCCCCGGCGCACCTCGCGCCCGGCACGACCACCGACCGGGACGCACCCGTCGGCCCGGACGAACACCCCTCACCCAGGAGGCACCCGGTGCACGCCATGCAGTACGAGCTGACCCTTCCCGCCGACTACGACATGGACATCATCCGCAGCCGGGTGTCCCGCCTCGGTCATGCGCTCGACCACTGGGACGGCCTCGGATTCAAGGCGTATCTGATGCGTGAGCGCGGCGTGGACGGCTCGCCGGTCAACCAGTACGCGCCGTTCTACCTGTGGAACACGGTCGAGGGCATGAACTCCTTCCTCTGGGGAGGCGCCTTCCAGGGGATCGTCGACGACTTCGGGCGACCGCCGGTGCAGCAGTGGACAGGGCTGTCGTACGAGGAGGGGGGCGCCGCCGGCTCCCCGGCCAGGGTCGCGGTGCGGCACCGGCGGCGGGTGCCCGAGGGGGCGCGGCTGACCGGGCTGATGCAGGACGCGGTGCGGGAGGCTCAGCAGCTGGCCGCGCTGGACGGCGTGGTGGGCGCGGCCGCCGCCGTGGATCCGCGGCGCTGGGAGCTGGTGCACTTCTCGCTCTGGGAGCATGACGCGCCGAAGGCGGCGGGTGAGGTCTTCCAGGTGCTGCACCTGTCGGCGCCGGGCCGGGCGAGCCTGCCGCGGGGGCGTCAGTGGTGAGCACGGTCCGCACCGTGCTCGGGGACGTGCTCCCCGAGCACCTGGGCGTCTGCGACGCGCACGATCACCTCTTCTTCGGCAGCCCTCAACTCCCGGGACAGGAACTGCGGGACGCGTCCGCCGCCCGGGCGGAACTGGCCGCCTTCCGCGAGCAGGGCGGCGGGAGCGTGGTGCAGTGGACGCCGTACGGCCTGGGCCGGCGCGCCGCGGACCTGCCGCTGCTGTCCCGTGACACGGGCGTGCACGTGGTGGCCGCGACCGGACTGCACCAGGCCGTCCACTACGACGCCGGGACGCTCGCCGAGCTGCGCGGCCGGCTGGCCGACACGTTCGTCGCCGAACTCACGACCGGCATCGGCCCGTCCGGGGTCCGGGCCGGGCTGATCAAGGTCGCCGGCGGCTTCCACGCCCTCGACGCGCACGCCCGCTGGACGATGACCGCGGCCGCCGAGGCCCACCACGCGACGGGCGCGCCCATCGCGGTGCACCTGGAGCTTGGCACGGGCGCGCTCGACGTCCTCGACCTGCTGTGCGGTGAGTCGGGTGTGCCGCCGCACCGGGTGATCCTCGGTCACCTGAACCGCTCCCCCGATTTCACGGTGCACCGCCAGGCCGCGGAGGCGGGCGCCTTCCTCGCCTTTGACGGCCCGTCACGCGCCAATCACGCCACCGACTGGCGCATGCCCGACGCGCTACGGGCCCTCGCCGAGGCGGGCTTCGGCCATCGGCTGCTGCTCGGCGGCGACACGACGACCGCGGCGGCGCGCTCGGTCAACGGCGGCCCTGGACTCCCGTATCTGCTGCGCCGACTGCGCCCGCGGCTCGAACAGGCCCTGGGGAAGGACCTGGTGGGACGGATCTTCACCGAGAATCCGGGGCGGGCCTTCGGGGTGGAATGGCGCTAGGGCCTGTCGCAGGCACCGGTTCAGGAGCCGGCCGAGATGCGGCGCCCGCTCGGGGCGCCGTGGAGCCCGGCCGGGCCGTGAGCCGTCAGGTCCCGGCCAGGGCCGCGAGCGGATCGTCCAGTACCGGCTGCCACGCCAACTCCGCGGCGCCCACGAGGCTGTTGTGGTCGAGGGTGCAGGGGAGGATCGGTACGCCGCCGCTCTGGCCCCACAGGCTGCGGTCGGCGACGACGGCGCGCAGCCGGTCCGGGTCGGCGTCGAGCAGGGTGCGGTGCAGGCCGCCGAGGATGATGCGGTCCGGGTTGAGGATGTTGACGAGTCCGGCGAGTCCGAGGCCCAGCCGGTCGATCAGCGCCTGCGTCGCCGTCCGCACATACGGGTCGGCGTACTGGGTGCGGATCAGGTCGTTGGCCTGCTGGAGCAGCGAGACCTCGGGGCCGGGGTCGCGGCCGGCCGCGGTGAGGAAGGCCAGCGGATCCGCCTCCACGTCGAGGCAGCCGCGGCTGCCGCAGTGGCAGGGGCGGCCGCCCTCGGGGTTGACCGTCAGATGCCCGACTTCCAGCGCGAGTCCCGAACTGCCGGTGTGCAGACGCCCGTCGAGGACCAGGGCGCCGCCCACCCCACGGTGTCCGGTGGCCACGCACAGCAGGTCACGGGAGCCGCGGCCGGCGCCGTGCCGGTGCTCGGCGAGGGCGGCGAGGTTGACGTCGTTGGCGGCGAAGGCGGGGCCCGTGATGCCCGCCGCGCGGACGCGCTCGGCGAAGATCTGGCGGACGGGCGCGCCCGCCGGCCAGGCCAGGTGCAGCGGGTTGAGCGCGAGGCCCTCCGGCTCGGCGACGGCGGACGGCACGGCGAGCCCGGCCCCGACACAGCGCCGTCCGGTCTCCTCGAGCAGCTCGGCGCCCGCCTCGACCACCGAGCCGAGCACCTTCGCCGGGTCGGCGTCGACGGTCTCACAGCCGGGCGCGGTGGCGACGATGCGCCCGCCCAGACCGACGAGCGCGGCCCGGAATCCGTCGGCGTGCACCTGGGCGGCGAGCGCCACCGGCCCGTTCTCGGCGACCTCCAGCCGGTGCGAGGGGCGGCCCTGCGAGCCGGCGGCGGCGCCCGGGTGCGCGTCGACACGGATCAGTCCCAGGGCCTCCAGCTCCGCGGCCACCGCTCCGGCGGTCGCCCGGGTGACCCCCAGCTCGGCGGTGAGCACGGCCCGCGTCGGCGCACGTCCCGTGTGCACCAGCTCCAGCGCCGGCCCGAGCGCACCGCGTCCCCGGTCCAGCCGCGTCCGTGTGTTCCCTTCCCCCGCCACCCGGGGGCCCGCCTTGCCATTCATGAGGGCGAGTCTCCCATGATCCGCTCCGGTGAGACCCGGCAGCCGGCTCCGATGAGGCCCGGCAGCCGGCTCCGGTGAGGGCCCGGCGTCCGCCGCGCCGGGGGCCCCGCGGTCGATGACCGCCGCTTCGGTCTCATTCGCCGGACGGGTCCTGGAAGCCGCTCACCCGCAGCGTGATGTTCAGCCGGCCCACGAGCCCCAACTCGGGCGGCGCCGTGTCCGCGTACACCCTCGGTACCCCGTGGTACGCGAGCCGGCTCGCGCCGCCGAACACGAACAGATCGCCGCTGCGCAGTTCCACGTCCGTGTACGGCCGGGTCCGGGTCCGCGCGTTGCCGAAGCGGAAGACGCAGGTGTCGCCGACGCTGAGCGAGACGACCGGCGCGCCGGACTTCTCGTCGCTGTCGCGGTGCATGCCCATACGGGCGTCGGCGCCGTAGAAGTTGATCAGAGCGATGTCGTACGGGACCGGCGGCACCGCCTGCGGGCCGAGGGCGTCGGACACCGCGTCGCGGCCGAGCTCCGCCAGCCAGTCCGGGAGCGGCTTCACGGGGGCGCCGTCGCCGTCGACGACCGTACGGGCGTACCCGTAGGGATACCAGTGCCAGCCGAGGCAGACCTGCCGGGAGGTCATCGTGCCGCCGCCGGGGGTGTGGACGGTGCGCAGGCCGGCCGGTGGGCGGGCCCAGTCGCGGCAGGCCGCCAGGAACCGCCGCTGCCGGCCCGCGTCCGCCCAGTCCGGCACATGGACCGCGTCCGGTGCGACCTGTGCGCGGCTTCGCGGGAACAGCTCGGCGTCCATGCCCCCATCATCACGTACCGCCTCCTCGCCCATCGGCGCGGACCGGGGCCGATCTGCGGCTCGGTTAGCCTGGAGCCACGATGAACGACCCGATGACCACGCCCTGGGGCGCGTACGCGCTCGCCCGCTTCCCCGAGGATCCACGCGACCGGCTGCGTGCCTGGGACGCCTCCGACGCGTATCTCCTGCGGCACCTCGCGGCGAGCGGCACTCCGCTCTCGGGATCGGTGGTCGTGCTCGGCGACCGGTGGGGTGCGCTCACCACGGCGCTCGCGGCGCACCGGCCGACGCAGATCACCGACTCGTTCCTCGCCCGGGAGGCGACCCGGGAGAATCTCGGCCGGGCCGGCGTCGACCCGTCCTCGGTCCGGCTGCTGACCACGCGGGACACCCCGCCGGAGCGGATCGACGTGCTGCTCGTACGCGTCCCGAAGAGTCTGGCGCTCCTGGAGGACCAGCTGCACCGTCTCGCGCCAGGGGTGCACGAGGGGACGGTCGTCGTAGGCGCCGGGATGGTCAAGGAGATCCACACCTCGACGCTGAAGCTGTTCGAGCGGATCCTCGGCCCGACCCGTACCTCGCTCGCCGAGCAGAAGGCCCGGCTGATCTTCTGCACCCCGGACCCGGGGCTCGTACGGGACCCGAATCCATGGCCGTACCGCTATCGGCTCCCCGACGGCGTCGGCCCGTTGTCGGGGCGGCCCGTGACCAACCACGCCGGCGTCTTCTGCGCCGACCGGCTCGACATCGGCACCCGGTTCTTCCTGCGGCACCTCCCGCGCGTGAGCGGGGCCGAGCGTGTGGTGGACCTGGGCTGCGGCAACGGAGTCGTCGGTACGGCGGTCGCGCTGACCGAGCCCGAGGCCGAGGTGCTGTTCGTGGACGAGTCGTACCAGGCGGTGGCCTCGGCACGGGAGACGTTCCGGGCGAACGCGGACGGGACCGCCGAGTTCCTGGTGGGCGACGGTCTTTCCGGGGTACCCGCCGCGAGCGTCGACGTCGTCCTCAACAACCCGCCGTTCCACTCCCACCAGGCGACCACGGACGCCACCGCCTGGCGCATGTTCACGGGGGCGAAGCGCGCGCTGCGGCCGGGCGGCGAGCTGTGGGTGATCGGCAACCGCCACCTCGGCTACCACCTGAAGCTGCGCCGCCTGTTCGGCAACAGTGAACTGGTCGCGAGCGACGCGAAGTTCGTGGTGCTCCGGGCCGTCAAGAAGTAGGCGTCCCGCTACCCGAGCCGGTCGTCCGGTGCTGCGGGCCGCCGGCGGCCCGCAGCACCGCGATGAGCTCCGCCGCCGCGGCCGCCATCGCCTCCCGCCCCACACTGAGGTACTTGCGTGAGTCGACCGCGTCGGGATGTGCGGCGAGGAACTCCCTGATCGCTCTGGTCATCGCGAGGTTCAGCGCGGTCCCGATGTTGACCTTGGCTATGCCGCCCGTGACGGCCGCCGCCAGTTCGTCGTCCGGCAGGCCGGAGGAGCCGTGCAGGACGAGCGGTACGTCCAGCTGCGCGGCGAGCCGCCTGAGCAGACCGTGGTCGAGCGCGGCCGTGCGCGAGGTCATCGCGTGCGAGCTGCCGATCGCCACGGCCAGTGCGTCCACTCCGGAGTCGGCCACGAAGGCGCGCGCCTCGGCCGGATCGGTGCGGGCTCCGGCCGCGTGCGCGTCCAGCGGCGGCTCGCCGTTCTTGCCGCCGACCTGTCCCAACTCGGCCTCGATCCAGAGCCCTCGGGCATGTGCCCAGTCGGCGGCGGCGCGGGTCGCCGCGAGGTTCTCGGCGTACGGCAGCCGGGCCGCGTCGTACATCACGGAGCCGAATCCGGCGCCGGGCGCCTGGCGCAGCAGGTCGTCGCTCTGGACGTGGTCGAGATGGAGTGCGACCGCCACCGACGCCCGTTCGGCGGCCGCGGCCGCGGCCCGGGCCAGCGGGAGCAGACGGCCGTAGCGGAACTTGACGGCGTTCTCGCTGATCTGGAGGACGACCGGCGCGCCGACGGACTCCGCGCCCGCGATGACGGCCTCGACGTGCTCCAGGGTGATGATGTTGAACGCGGCGACGGCGGTGTGGTCCGCGGTGGCTCCGGCGATGAGGTCACCGGTTGCTGCCAGTGGCACAACTCCTCCTTCTGCGGCGGCGGTCGGGCCGGTTCAGCGGGCGGCGGGGGCGAGTATCACCGAGCGGGTCAGATGGCGCGGCCGGTCGGGGTCGAGTCCGCGGGCGGCGGCCACGGCGACCGCGAGCCGCTGTGCGCGGACGAGTTCGGCGAGCGGGTCGAGACCGCCGGCCACCCACAGTCCGCCGGTTTCCCGGACCTGTTCGGCCAGTCCTTCGGGTGCCTCGCCGAGCATCCAGGTGGCGGTCCCCCGGGTGGTGATGCTGATGGGGCCGTGCCGGTACTCCATCGCCGGATAGGCCTCCGTCCACGCCAGTGCGGCCTCGCGCATCTTGAGCCCGGCCTCGTTCGCGAGCCCGACGGTCCAGCCGCGCCCGAGGAAGGTGAACTGCGTGCACTCGACGAGCCCTTCGGGCAGCGGAGTGTCCAGGGCGGTGCGGGCGTCGGCGACCACGGCGTCGGTGTGCAGGCCGAGGTGGGCGCGGAGCAGGGTGAGGGCGGTGGTCGCGAACCGGGTCTGCACGACCGACCGCTCGTCCGCGTAGTCGAGCACGACGACCTCGTCCGCCGACTCCATCACGGGGGTGCGCGGGTCCGCGGTGACGGCCGTCGTGCGGGTACGGCCCCGGAGTTCGGCGAGGAGCGCGAGGACCTCGGTGGTGGTGCCGGAGCGGGTGAGCGCGACGACACGGTCGTACGCGCGTCCGGGCGGGAATTCGGAGGCGGCGAAGGCGTCCGTCTCCCCCTGTCCGGCCTGTTCCCGCAGCGCGGCGACGGCCTGCGCCATGAAGAACGAGGTTCCGCACCCCACGACGGCTACCCGCTCCCCCGTCGCGGGCAGTGCTCCCGCGTACTCGGCCGCCTCCGTGGCGGCGCGGGTCCAGCAGGCGGGTTGGCTGTTCAGCTCGTTCTCGACATGGCTCATGCCGTAACCCCTCCCCAGCGATGCACTTTCATGCAAGATATAGCGGCCTTTCGAGCACAATCAAGCATGCGGAGGGAAGTAAGGGGTGCGCTAAGGTCGCCGGAGATCGAGGAACGGAGAGTGGGGATGTCGCGCGACGCCCGCTGGAAGACACTGCTGGAACTGCTCGTCGAGCGGGGCCGGCTGGATGTCGAGGAGGCGGCGGCCCAGCTGGAGGTGTCGGCGGCGACGATCCGGCGCGACTTCGACCAGCTCGCCGAGCAGCAGATGCTGGTGCGCACGCGCGGCGGCGCGGTCGTGCACGGCGTCTCGTACGAACTGCCGCTGCGCTACAAGACGGCCCGCCACGCCTCCGAGAAGCAGCGCATCGCGAAGGCGGTGGCCGAGCTGATCGCCCCCGGCGAGGCAGTGGGGCTGACCGGAGGCACCACCACCACCGAAGTGGCGCGGGCGCTGGCCGTGCGCGGCGACCTCGCGTCCGGCTCGCCCGCGCTGACCGTGGTCACCAACGCCCTCAACATCGCCAACGAGCTGGCCGTACGACCTCAGTTCAAGATCGTGGTGACCGGCGGGGTCGCGCGCCCGCAGTCGTACGAGCTGGTCGGGCCGCTCGCGGACGGCGTGCTCGGCCAGATCACCCTCGACGTCGCCGTGCTCGGCGTGGTCGCCTTCGACGCCGCGCACGGCGCGGCCGCGCACGACGAGGCGGAGGCCGCGATCAACCGGCTGCTGTGCGAGCGCGCCGAGCGCGTGGTGGTCGCCGCGGACTCCAGCAAGCTGGGCCGGCGTGCGTTCGCCCGGATCTGCGCGACGGAGGCGGTGGACACGCTGGTCACGGACGCGCCGGTGAGCGAGGACACGGTGCGCCGCTTCGCGGAGGCGGGCGTGGAGGTCGTCGCGGTCTGAGGGGTCTCGCCGAGTGCCGCGTCGGGCACGAGGGCCGACGCCGACGTGTCCGGCGGAAAGGCCGCGCTCACCGTCCGGCGGAAAGGCCCCCTCACCTCACCACCGGCCGGTCCGCCGTGGACGCTCGCGCGGCCGCCCTGGGATCCGGCATCTCCTCCGGCGGCGACTCCTGAAATCCGGCCGGGACCCGGGCGGACCGCCCACGGCCACCCGTACCGACCGTGACGTTCGCCGCAAACGCGGCCGGGCTGTTGTGGCCGGCGACCGGAACCTGATCCAGTGGCCCCAGCGTCGAGATCCGGGGGAACACCGCATGACAACCGGCCATTTCACATCCGTCGAGGACGTCTCCGCACGCCTCGCGGAGACCGGCTATCTGGCGTCCCCCGCGGTCGCCACCACCGTCTTCCTCGCCGACCGTCTGGGCAAGCCCCTGCTGGTGGAGGGCCCCGCGGGAGTGGGCAAGACGGAGCTGGCGAAGGCGGTGGCCGAGGTCGCGGGCGCCTCGCTGATCCGGCTCCAGTGCTACGAGGGCGTCGACGAGTCGCGCGCGCTGTACGAGTGGAACCACGCCAAACAGCTGCTGCGCATCAGCGCGGGCCGTGACGAGACGTGGGACGAGGCGCGCACGGACATCTTCGGCGAGGAGTTCCTGCTCCCGCGCCCGCTGCTCACCGCCATCCGCGGCGACGAGCCGAAGGTGCTGCTGATCGACGAGACCGACAAGGCCGACGTCGAGGTGGAGGGCCTGTTGCTGGAGGTGCTGAGCGACTTCCAGGTCACCGTCCCCGAGC from Streptomyces avermitilis MA-4680 = NBRC 14893 includes the following:
- a CDS encoding ATP-binding protein; this translates as MISKPSRHCTVELQALPSRIGQVRRIVSAQLRYWHLDPLIDQAALGVTELLSNVHRHAQPDKTCIVEMELLLDRLTVSVHDHDPRLPVVRDAEPSATSGRGLAMVAAVSESWGVRPEGESGKVVWFTLPAPSATALPTRPPRDIGRPVPVLRRAVDGRRSEHAPARSAVAG
- a CDS encoding SHOCT domain-containing protein; this translates as MQTLANWDGGPGPWIPFFPLIWAAVVIGVVTVLRRTVRRGRGGPWGGGAWGAMGDGRPTGDSPIAVLGRRFASGEIDEDEYWRRLSVLDEQFGRLGKGGAASV
- a CDS encoding TetR/AcrR family transcriptional regulator, which produces MSTQERLIESTRELLWERGYVGTSPKAILERAGAGQGSMYHHFKGKPDLALTAIRRTAEELRAAAEGALSGPGTPYERIEAYLRRERDALRGCPIGRLTMDPDVVASEELRAPVDETIDWLREQLAGIVEEGKEQGQFAQSLDAEEIAATILATVQGGYVLARAAGSPAAFDTGVRGLLSLLRPPP
- a CDS encoding DUF4865 family protein, which produces MHAMQYELTLPADYDMDIIRSRVSRLGHALDHWDGLGFKAYLMRERGVDGSPVNQYAPFYLWNTVEGMNSFLWGGAFQGIVDDFGRPPVQQWTGLSYEEGGAAGSPARVAVRHRRRVPEGARLTGLMQDAVREAQQLAALDGVVGAAAAVDPRRWELVHFSLWEHDAPKAAGEVFQVLHLSAPGRASLPRGRQW
- a CDS encoding phosphotriesterase family protein; its protein translation is MSTVRTVLGDVLPEHLGVCDAHDHLFFGSPQLPGQELRDASAARAELAAFREQGGGSVVQWTPYGLGRRAADLPLLSRDTGVHVVAATGLHQAVHYDAGTLAELRGRLADTFVAELTTGIGPSGVRAGLIKVAGGFHALDAHARWTMTAAAEAHHATGAPIAVHLELGTGALDVLDLLCGESGVPPHRVILGHLNRSPDFTVHRQAAEAGAFLAFDGPSRANHATDWRMPDALRALAEAGFGHRLLLGGDTTTAAARSVNGGPGLPYLLRRLRPRLEQALGKDLVGRIFTENPGRAFGVEWR
- a CDS encoding ROK family protein; the protein is MNGKAGPRVAGEGNTRTRLDRGRGALGPALELVHTGRAPTRAVLTAELGVTRATAGAVAAELEALGLIRVDAHPGAAAGSQGRPSHRLEVAENGPVALAAQVHADGFRAALVGLGGRIVATAPGCETVDADPAKVLGSVVEAGAELLEETGRRCVGAGLAVPSAVAEPEGLALNPLHLAWPAGAPVRQIFAERVRAAGITGPAFAANDVNLAALAEHRHGAGRGSRDLLCVATGHRGVGGALVLDGRLHTGSSGLALEVGHLTVNPEGGRPCHCGSRGCLDVEADPLAFLTAAGRDPGPEVSLLQQANDLIRTQYADPYVRTATQALIDRLGLGLAGLVNILNPDRIILGGLHRTLLDADPDRLRAVVADRSLWGQSGGVPILPCTLDHNSLVGAAELAWQPVLDDPLAALAGT
- a CDS encoding alpha-ketoglutarate-dependent dioxygenase AlkB family protein — its product is MDAELFPRSRAQVAPDAVHVPDWADAGRQRRFLAACRDWARPPAGLRTVHTPGGGTMTSRQVCLGWHWYPYGYARTVVDGDGAPVKPLPDWLAELGRDAVSDALGPQAVPPVPYDIALINFYGADARMGMHRDSDEKSGAPVVSLSVGDTCVFRFGNARTRTRPYTDVELRSGDLFVFGGASRLAYHGVPRVYADTAPPELGLVGRLNITLRVSGFQDPSGE
- a CDS encoding methyltransferase; this translates as MNDPMTTPWGAYALARFPEDPRDRLRAWDASDAYLLRHLAASGTPLSGSVVVLGDRWGALTTALAAHRPTQITDSFLAREATRENLGRAGVDPSSVRLLTTRDTPPERIDVLLVRVPKSLALLEDQLHRLAPGVHEGTVVVGAGMVKEIHTSTLKLFERILGPTRTSLAEQKARLIFCTPDPGLVRDPNPWPYRYRLPDGVGPLSGRPVTNHAGVFCADRLDIGTRFFLRHLPRVSGAERVVDLGCGNGVVGTAVALTEPEAEVLFVDESYQAVASARETFRANADGTAEFLVGDGLSGVPAASVDVVLNNPPFHSHQATTDATAWRMFTGAKRALRPGGELWVIGNRHLGYHLKLRRLFGNSELVASDAKFVVLRAVKK
- a CDS encoding class II fructose-bisphosphate aldolase; the protein is MPLAATGDLIAGATADHTAVAAFNIITLEHVEAVIAGAESVGAPVVLQISENAVKFRYGRLLPLARAAAAAAERASVAVALHLDHVQSDDLLRQAPGAGFGSVMYDAARLPYAENLAATRAAADWAHARGLWIEAELGQVGGKNGEPPLDAHAAGARTDPAEARAFVADSGVDALAVAIGSSHAMTSRTAALDHGLLRRLAAQLDVPLVLHGSSGLPDDELAAAVTGGIAKVNIGTALNLAMTRAIREFLAAHPDAVDSRKYLSVGREAMAAAAAELIAVLRAAGGPQHRTTGSGSGTPTS
- a CDS encoding SIS domain-containing protein; the encoded protein is MSHVENELNSQPACWTRAATEAAEYAGALPATGERVAVVGCGTSFFMAQAVAALREQAGQGETDAFAASEFPPGRAYDRVVALTRSGTTTEVLALLAELRGRTRTTAVTADPRTPVMESADEVVVLDYADERSVVQTRFATTALTLLRAHLGLHTDAVVADARTALDTPLPEGLVECTQFTFLGRGWTVGLANEAGLKMREAALAWTEAYPAMEYRHGPISITTRGTATWMLGEAPEGLAEQVRETGGLWVAGGLDPLAELVRAQRLAVAVAAARGLDPDRPRHLTRSVILAPAAR
- a CDS encoding DeoR/GlpR family DNA-binding transcription regulator — protein: MSRDARWKTLLELLVERGRLDVEEAAAQLEVSAATIRRDFDQLAEQQMLVRTRGGAVVHGVSYELPLRYKTARHASEKQRIAKAVAELIAPGEAVGLTGGTTTTEVARALAVRGDLASGSPALTVVTNALNIANELAVRPQFKIVVTGGVARPQSYELVGPLADGVLGQITLDVAVLGVVAFDAAHGAAAHDEAEAAINRLLCERAERVVVAADSSKLGRRAFARICATEAVDTLVTDAPVSEDTVRRFAEAGVEVVAV
- a CDS encoding AAA family ATPase, producing the protein MTTGHFTSVEDVSARLAETGYLASPAVATTVFLADRLGKPLLVEGPAGVGKTELAKAVAEVAGASLIRLQCYEGVDESRALYEWNHAKQLLRISAGRDETWDEARTDIFGEEFLLPRPLLTAIRGDEPKVLLIDETDKADVEVEGLLLEVLSDFQVTVPELGTITATRRPFVVLTSNASRELSEALRRRCLFLHIGFPDEELECRIVRLKVPGLDAALAESVVRVVGALREMDLRKVPSVAETIDWARTLLALGADTLDETVVRDSLGVLLKHQEDILKASAKLDLDAV